The following are encoded in a window of Chryseobacterium sp. genomic DNA:
- a CDS encoding patatin-like phospholipase family protein: MTDLLSLFNSKKRKKSYREVSLVLSGGGARGFGHIGVIEVLIEKGFHIHSIAGTSMGALIGGLYAMGKLEDFKTWVTHMGKLQALDLIDLSIRRRGLLKGNRVFRKMKALFPTVNIEDLEIGFSAIATQLYAKKSVCINKGDIYDAIRASVAIPTIFSPVEIDGDVYVDGGVLNNIPIEYARRKKKDLLIVVDVNAFIEYEGAKNSAVDLGSSINVLSHSLSLLIEANARNSLTAFPPDILIQLSRESCSMHDFFKVKQQIEYGRQCAENAINEFLKDD, from the coding sequence TTGACTGACTTGCTTTCCTTATTTAATTCAAAGAAAAGAAAGAAATCATACCGCGAGGTCTCACTGGTCCTGTCGGGGGGTGGCGCCCGCGGATTCGGCCATATAGGTGTCATAGAAGTACTTATAGAAAAAGGGTTCCATATTCACAGCATTGCAGGTACCTCCATGGGTGCGCTTATAGGTGGTTTGTACGCAATGGGTAAACTGGAAGATTTCAAAACCTGGGTAACCCATATGGGGAAACTTCAGGCTTTGGATCTGATTGACCTGTCTATACGTCGACGGGGGCTTCTAAAAGGAAATAGGGTATTCCGTAAGATGAAGGCACTTTTCCCAACTGTAAATATTGAAGATCTTGAAATTGGCTTTTCAGCGATTGCAACCCAACTTTATGCAAAAAAATCGGTATGCATCAATAAGGGTGATATTTACGACGCCATCCGGGCCTCAGTCGCAATACCGACTATATTTTCTCCGGTGGAAATTGACGGTGATGTTTATGTTGATGGTGGTGTACTGAACAACATTCCTATAGAGTATGCCCGCAGGAAGAAGAAAGACTTACTGATTGTGGTAGATGTAAATGCTTTTATCGAATATGAAGGCGCGAAAAATTCAGCTGTGGATTTGGGCTCAAGCATAAATGTGCTTTCGCACTCACTTAGTCTTCTCATTGAAGCTAATGCCAGAAATTCACTTACCGCTTTTCCGCCAGACATCTTGATTCAGCTGTCGCGTGAGTCCTGCAGCATGCATGATTTTTTTAAAGTTAAACAGCAGATTGAATATGGCAGGCAATGCGCTGAAAATGCCATCAACGAATTTCTGAAAGATGATTGA
- a CDS encoding DEAD/DEAH box helicase, whose translation MKTTFADFDLSGKLLDALADLNLFEPTPIQEKSFKAILSGRDIMGIAQTGTGKTLAYLLPVLQMWKYNKTGNPTVLILVPTRELVVQVTGVLESLAANTTARIIGIYGGKNINTQKLLFNDGCDILVGTPGRVMDLAIDNAISLKEVQKLVIDEFDEMLSLGFRPQLTHIFEMMKAKRQNILFSATMTEAVDAMLDEYFANPVEISLAKSGTPLEKIAQTSYLVRNFNTKVNLLQYLLEADAEMSRVLVFTNNKKHADLLFTKIDELFPAAFDVIHSNKSQNYRLKAMKRFQDGEIRGLITTDVMARGLDISDITHVINFEIPEIPEQYIHRIGRTGRADKDGKSISFFTEKEEPLVFDIEVLMDRQLEVLPFPETVKVNPTKIASEQDEVVMKNAHTVKIVEGGGAFHEKKEKNRKENWGGPHKRNPPKTKPGANRGQAKAKSKARRKK comes from the coding sequence ATGAAAACCACTTTTGCAGATTTTGATCTGTCCGGAAAGTTACTTGATGCTCTGGCAGACCTTAATCTATTTGAACCAACGCCCATTCAGGAAAAAAGCTTTAAAGCCATACTTTCCGGCCGCGATATTATGGGAATTGCCCAGACCGGAACCGGTAAAACCCTGGCTTATCTGCTGCCGGTTCTGCAAATGTGGAAGTACAACAAAACGGGTAATCCAACGGTTCTGATTCTCGTACCTACACGTGAACTCGTAGTTCAGGTTACCGGCGTTCTGGAATCTTTGGCTGCTAATACTACGGCAAGGATCATTGGGATTTATGGCGGGAAAAATATAAACACCCAAAAGCTCCTCTTTAACGACGGCTGCGATATCCTGGTAGGAACTCCGGGTCGTGTAATGGACCTCGCTATAGATAATGCCATTTCCCTGAAGGAAGTGCAGAAACTGGTTATCGATGAGTTTGATGAGATGCTGAGCCTGGGATTCCGTCCTCAGCTTACCCATATCTTCGAGATGATGAAAGCCAAACGGCAGAATATTCTGTTTTCGGCAACGATGACAGAGGCCGTTGATGCTATGCTGGACGAATATTTCGCAAATCCCGTTGAAATTTCATTGGCAAAATCGGGAACACCGCTAGAGAAAATTGCCCAAACCTCCTATTTAGTACGTAATTTTAACACCAAAGTAAACCTGCTTCAGTACCTGCTGGAAGCAGATGCAGAAATGTCCAGGGTATTGGTGTTTACAAACAATAAAAAACACGCGGATCTTCTCTTTACCAAAATTGATGAGCTGTTTCCTGCTGCTTTTGATGTTATTCACTCCAACAAATCTCAAAATTACAGGCTGAAAGCCATGAAGCGTTTTCAGGACGGCGAAATTCGCGGTCTTATTACAACTGATGTAATGGCCAGAGGTCTTGATATTTCAGATATCACTCATGTTATCAATTTTGAGATCCCGGAAATCCCGGAACAGTACATCCACCGTATTGGTCGGACAGGACGTGCCGACAAAGACGGTAAATCCATTTCATTCTTCACCGAAAAAGAAGAACCGCTTGTTTTTGATATAGAGGTTCTGATGGACAGACAGCTTGAAGTACTTCCATTTCCTGAAACTGTGAAGGTAAATCCCACAAAAATAGCGTCCGAACAGGATGAGGTTGTGATGAAAAATGCACATACCGTGAAAATTGTAGAGGGAGGCGGTGCATTTCACGAGAAAAAAGAAAAAAACAGAAAGGAAAACTGGGGTGGTCCGCATAAAAGGAATCCTCCAAAAACGAAGCCCGGCGCGAACCGCGGGCAGGCAAAAGCGAAAAGCAAAGCCCGCCGAAAGAAGTAG